One region of Halomicrobium sp. LC1Hm genomic DNA includes:
- a CDS encoding ATP-binding cassette domain-containing protein, translated as MIEVESVDVSLGGTEILRDVSLRVPAGEFVGLVGPNGAGKTTLLRTVNGAIDPDAGRVLVDGDRMGDLSSRAGSRRVATVPQDTGTRFAFSVADVVAMGRTPHRSRFGSDDDGDDAVERALERTSTTSLRDRRISTLSGGERQRVFVARAIAQEAPALVLDEPTASLDVNHATRTLSLVRELVADGRAVLGAIHDLEAAARFCDRLVMLADGEVVASGEPADVLTADALATSFDMESVVTRNPVTGTPTVTPLSDTGEEERSVHVLGGGHVGAAVVARLHAAGFAVTAGPVPAGDELLGVSERLDVPTETVPPMSALDGSALAAAGERIDDADVTVLADLTLTPDGGLLDLAAEAGRTVVVEERSLDERDRAGRDQRRRYERLRERATTSGLDDVAATVRSVEADAGRHVSRRGI; from the coding sequence ATGATCGAAGTCGAATCCGTCGACGTGTCGCTGGGGGGCACGGAGATATTGCGTGACGTGTCACTGCGAGTTCCGGCCGGCGAGTTCGTCGGACTCGTCGGTCCCAACGGCGCAGGCAAGACGACGCTGTTGCGCACGGTCAACGGCGCGATCGACCCCGACGCGGGGCGGGTCCTCGTCGACGGGGATCGGATGGGTGACCTCTCCTCGCGGGCCGGGAGCCGCCGCGTCGCGACGGTCCCCCAGGACACCGGAACGCGGTTCGCGTTCAGCGTCGCAGACGTCGTCGCGATGGGCAGGACCCCACATCGCTCGCGTTTCGGTTCCGACGACGACGGCGACGATGCCGTCGAGCGGGCGCTCGAACGCACGTCGACCACGTCGTTGCGCGACCGGCGGATCAGCACGCTCAGCGGGGGCGAGCGCCAGCGCGTCTTCGTCGCCCGCGCGATCGCTCAGGAGGCTCCGGCGCTCGTCCTCGACGAGCCGACGGCCAGTCTCGACGTGAACCACGCGACACGGACGCTCTCGCTCGTGCGCGAACTCGTGGCCGACGGCCGGGCCGTGCTGGGAGCGATCCACGATCTGGAGGCCGCCGCACGCTTTTGCGACCGCCTGGTCATGCTCGCGGACGGCGAGGTCGTCGCGTCGGGCGAGCCGGCCGACGTGCTCACGGCAGACGCACTGGCGACGAGTTTCGACATGGAGAGTGTCGTCACGCGAAACCCGGTCACCGGAACGCCGACGGTGACACCGCTGTCGGACACCGGCGAGGAGGAGCGGTCCGTCCACGTGCTGGGTGGCGGGCACGTCGGTGCGGCAGTCGTCGCGCGCCTCCACGCTGCCGGCTTCGCTGTCACCGCGGGCCCGGTACCGGCGGGAGACGAACTGCTCGGCGTGAGCGAGCGACTGGACGTGCCGACCGAGACCGTCCCGCCGATGTCGGCGCTGGACGGGTCGGCGCTCGCAGCGGCGGGCGAGCGGATCGACGACGCCGACGTGACGGTGCTCGCCGACCTCACGCTGACGCCTGACGGGGGACTGCTCGACCTCGCCGCGGAGGCGGGACGGACCGTCGTCGTCGAGGAGCGATCCCTCGACGAGCGCGACCGCGCTGGCAGGGACCAGCGGCGTCGCTACGAGCGGCTTCGCGAGCGAGCCACCACGAGCGGGCTCGACGACGTGGCGGCGACCGTGCGGTCCGTCGAGGCAGACGCCGGCCGACACGTTAGCCGTCGAGGGATATAG
- a CDS encoding aspartate ammonia-lyase, translated as MSDEFRTERDSLGEMQVPADAYWGAQTQRAVENFPISEETFGRRFVRALGIVKKAAAQANEDLGTVDAETAGYIVEAADEVIAGEHDDQFPVDVFQTGSGTSSNMNANEVIANRATELSGGEIGTRAIHPNDHVNYGQSSNDVIPTAMHVAALEAVEKDVLPALSTLRDALADKESAFDDVVKTGRTHLQDATPITLGQEFSGYRAQIEKGITRVKHTRDHLSELALGGTAVGTGLNTHPEFPASAAEYISEETGIDFREADNHFEAQAAHDAMSEAHGALQTVAGSLNKIANDLRLLASGPRNGLGEIDQPENQPGSSIMPGKINPVVAEAVNQVHKQVVGNDAAISAGAAEGQIDLNLYKPVLANNFLQSARLIANGSEVFAEKFVAKLEADREHCAERVQQSMALATALNPAIGYDKASKVAKQALEEDKTVKEVVVEEGYLSESEADEVLDPAKMTERVILGQE; from the coding sequence ATGAGCGACGAGTTCCGGACCGAACGCGACAGCCTCGGAGAGATGCAGGTGCCGGCCGACGCGTACTGGGGCGCACAGACCCAGCGCGCGGTCGAGAACTTCCCGATCTCGGAGGAGACCTTCGGTCGACGCTTCGTCCGAGCGCTGGGCATCGTCAAGAAAGCCGCCGCACAGGCCAACGAGGACCTGGGGACGGTCGACGCCGAGACCGCGGGCTACATCGTCGAGGCCGCCGACGAAGTGATCGCCGGTGAGCACGACGACCAGTTCCCCGTCGACGTGTTCCAGACGGGATCGGGAACGTCCTCGAACATGAACGCCAACGAGGTCATCGCCAACCGCGCGACCGAGCTCTCGGGCGGCGAGATCGGGACGCGAGCGATCCACCCCAACGACCACGTCAACTACGGCCAGTCCAGCAACGACGTGATCCCGACGGCGATGCACGTCGCCGCTCTCGAAGCCGTCGAGAAAGACGTACTGCCCGCGCTGTCGACCCTGCGTGACGCTCTGGCGGACAAAGAGTCGGCGTTCGACGACGTAGTCAAGACCGGCCGCACCCACCTCCAGGACGCGACGCCGATCACGCTGGGCCAGGAGTTCTCTGGCTATCGCGCTCAGATCGAGAAGGGCATCACTCGCGTCAAGCACACGCGCGACCACCTCTCGGAGCTGGCGCTTGGGGGCACCGCCGTCGGCACCGGCCTGAACACCCACCCCGAGTTCCCCGCCAGCGCCGCCGAGTACATCAGCGAGGAGACGGGAATCGACTTCCGGGAGGCCGACAACCACTTCGAGGCCCAGGCGGCCCACGACGCCATGAGCGAGGCCCACGGCGCGCTCCAGACCGTCGCCGGCAGCCTCAACAAGATCGCCAACGACCTCCGACTGCTCGCCTCCGGCCCGCGCAACGGCCTCGGCGAGATCGACCAGCCGGAGAACCAGCCCGGCTCGTCGATCATGCCCGGCAAGATCAACCCCGTCGTCGCCGAGGCCGTCAATCAGGTCCACAAGCAGGTCGTCGGCAACGACGCCGCCATCTCTGCCGGCGCTGCCGAGGGCCAGATCGACCTCAACCTCTACAAGCCGGTCCTGGCCAACAACTTCCTCCAGTCGGCGCGTCTCATCGCCAACGGCAGCGAGGTCTTCGCCGAGAAGTTCGTCGCCAAACTCGAAGCCGACCGCGAGCACTGCGCCGAGCGGGTCCAGCAGTCGATGGCGCTGGCGACGGCGCTCAACCCGGCGATCGGCTACGACAAGGCCAGCAAGGTCGCAAAGCAGGCCCTCGAAGAGGACAAGACCGTCAAGGAGGTCGTCGTCGAAGAGGGGTACCTCTCGGAGTCCGAGGCCGACGAGGTGCTCGATCCGGCGAAGATGACGGAGCGAGTGATTCTTGGACAAGAGTAG
- the btuC gene encoding vitamin B12 ABC transporter permease BtuC: protein MSSRHWLVLSLLSAILLATVLTSATIGPVSIDLPTVAKAATNAVGVPVGLALESEHTGLFGVEFSLPVPSAEYRYPFAFDVPETSETIVRQIRLPRIVLGAVVGFALAAAGTVMQGFFRNPLADPSIIGVSSGAAVGAVAAIVFAVALPLPVMAFAGALLAAFGVYAIATQNGETPVATLLLAGVAVQTFLGAVISYMLVQSGESLREAVFWLMGHLHNSTWAEVEATLPVAVLAVGVLYAYAHDLNVLLMGEADAHALGIEVERTKRILLALASVVTAAAVAVTGVIGFVGLVVPHVMRLLVGPDHRILLPTSALAGASFLVAADTLARSGAVEVPVGIVTAAIGAPFFLYLLRRREVHTV from the coding sequence GTGTCGTCCCGTCACTGGCTCGTCCTCTCGCTGCTGTCCGCGATCTTGCTGGCGACGGTACTGACGAGTGCGACGATCGGGCCGGTCTCGATCGACCTGCCGACGGTCGCGAAGGCGGCGACCAACGCCGTCGGCGTCCCGGTCGGCCTCGCCCTGGAGAGCGAGCACACCGGACTGTTCGGCGTCGAGTTCTCGCTGCCCGTCCCGTCGGCCGAGTACCGTTACCCCTTCGCCTTCGACGTGCCAGAGACAAGCGAGACGATCGTGCGCCAGATCCGCCTGCCACGGATCGTCCTCGGTGCCGTCGTCGGCTTCGCGCTGGCGGCTGCCGGCACCGTCATGCAGGGGTTCTTCCGGAACCCGCTGGCGGACCCGTCGATCATCGGCGTCTCGTCCGGCGCGGCCGTCGGCGCGGTCGCCGCGATCGTCTTCGCCGTCGCCCTCCCGCTTCCCGTGATGGCGTTTGCCGGCGCGTTGCTGGCCGCCTTCGGCGTCTACGCGATCGCGACCCAGAACGGCGAGACGCCGGTCGCGACGCTCCTGCTGGCCGGCGTCGCCGTCCAGACGTTCCTCGGTGCAGTCATATCCTACATGCTCGTCCAGTCGGGCGAGAGCCTCCGCGAGGCGGTCTTCTGGCTGATGGGGCACCTCCACAACAGCACCTGGGCGGAGGTCGAGGCGACGCTGCCCGTGGCCGTCCTCGCCGTCGGCGTCCTCTACGCCTACGCCCACGACCTGAACGTCCTGCTGATGGGCGAGGCCGACGCCCACGCGCTGGGGATCGAAGTCGAGCGGACCAAGCGGATCTTGCTCGCGCTGGCGAGTGTCGTCACCGCGGCCGCCGTCGCGGTCACGGGCGTCATCGGCTTCGTCGGGCTCGTCGTGCCCCACGTGATGCGCCTGCTGGTCGGCCCCGACCACCGGATTCTCCTGCCGACCAGCGCGCTCGCTGGCGCGTCGTTTCTCGTCGCCGCCGACACGCTCGCACGCAGCGGCGCGGTTGAAGTGCCGGTCGGGATCGTCACCGCCGCAATCGGCGCGCCCTTCTTCCTGTACTTGCTCCGGCGACGGGAGGTCCACACCGTATGA
- the srp19 gene encoding signal recognition particle subunit SRP19 yields MVENVIWPAALDAALSRNEGRRVSREQAVTEPTVDEIAKAVQQVGYDAVIEREKTYPREYEPRGRVLVKDADDATKSDLLGAVAAYLQALRA; encoded by the coding sequence ATGGTCGAGAACGTCATCTGGCCGGCCGCGCTCGACGCGGCGCTGTCCCGCAACGAGGGCCGGCGCGTCTCGCGCGAACAGGCCGTCACCGAGCCGACGGTCGACGAGATCGCGAAGGCCGTCCAGCAGGTCGGTTACGACGCCGTCATCGAACGCGAGAAGACGTATCCCCGAGAGTACGAACCGCGGGGGCGCGTCCTCGTGAAAGACGCCGACGACGCGACCAAGAGCGACTTGCTGGGTGCCGTCGCGGCGTACCTGCAGGCCCTGCGGGCATGA
- a CDS encoding PGF-CTERM-anchored ABC transporter substrate-binding protein encodes MRRLSAMALAAVLVIAGVAVPVTAATSDVQSDGCEFPHSTTDATGTEVRVDEVPDRVVALQPSDAQTMWEIGARDQVVGLPQNANTAYLNDTGNRTDVTNDDGTTDVEAVVGANPDLVLAANATRSDTVQQLRNTGLTVYHFPLATDLDDIANNTETVGRLTGNCEGATDTVAEMDERVEAVREVVSDRDRPRVLYYFYQYTTGNETHIHDLIETAGGQNVAADAGLSGYQPINAEVVADSDPQWLVYPSDASQPTGAPYNETTAVQREQVLSVDANYVSQPAPRVVLALEAMAEAFHPAAFETATASETPETVTTTEPTESATPDTVTESVTPDTVTESATPDVVTERGTGTTDGSGPGFGLVGTALALVATLALGVRRKGS; translated from the coding sequence ATGAGACGACTCAGTGCGATGGCGCTCGCGGCAGTGCTCGTGATCGCTGGCGTCGCCGTCCCGGTGACGGCGGCCACGAGCGACGTACAGAGCGACGGCTGTGAGTTCCCTCACTCGACGACCGACGCGACAGGCACGGAGGTGCGCGTAGACGAAGTGCCCGACCGCGTCGTCGCGCTCCAGCCCAGTGACGCCCAGACGATGTGGGAGATCGGCGCGCGCGACCAGGTCGTCGGTCTGCCCCAGAACGCCAACACGGCGTACCTGAACGACACCGGGAACCGAACAGACGTGACCAACGACGACGGGACGACCGACGTGGAGGCCGTCGTCGGGGCGAACCCGGACCTCGTGCTGGCGGCCAACGCGACTCGCAGCGACACCGTCCAGCAGCTCCGGAACACGGGGCTGACGGTGTATCACTTCCCGCTGGCGACCGATCTGGACGACATCGCGAACAACACCGAGACCGTCGGTCGGCTCACCGGCAACTGCGAGGGCGCGACCGACACCGTCGCGGAGATGGACGAACGCGTCGAGGCCGTCCGAGAGGTGGTCTCGGATCGCGACCGGCCGCGCGTCCTCTACTACTTCTACCAGTACACCACGGGCAACGAGACGCACATCCACGACCTGATCGAGACCGCGGGCGGCCAGAACGTCGCCGCGGACGCAGGTCTCTCGGGCTACCAGCCGATCAACGCCGAGGTCGTCGCGGACAGCGACCCCCAGTGGCTCGTCTACCCGTCTGACGCTTCCCAGCCGACCGGTGCGCCGTACAACGAGACGACCGCCGTCCAGCGAGAACAGGTGCTCTCGGTCGACGCCAACTACGTGAGCCAGCCGGCTCCCCGCGTCGTCCTCGCGCTGGAGGCGATGGCCGAGGCGTTCCATCCGGCAGCCTTCGAGACGGCGACCGCAAGCGAGACGCCAGAGACGGTAACGACGACCGAGCCGACAGAGAGCGCCACCCCCGACACCGTCACCGAGAGCGTCACTCCCGACACCGTTACCGAGAGCGCGACGCCCGATGTCGTCACGGAGCGTGGCACCGGGACGACCGACGGGAGCGGCCCTGGCTTCGGTCTCGTCGGCACGGCCCTGGCGCTCGTCGCGACGCTCGCACTCGGCGTCCGTCGGAAAGGCTCATAA
- a CDS encoding ornithine cyclodeaminase family protein has protein sequence MSASDEPTLFLTSDDIDGLATMPEYVEAVRDGYRDRGHGAPARPRTTLYADSPTGMLTGYTAILPTVGAMGGYTYAAGFGGQDAHFVLPLFDAESGEPLAVFDGASLNPFKTGATGGVAVDELAPPRADDLALFGSGAQARAQLTAAAAVRELERVEVYSPTADSRMSFAAEMNEQLDATVAAVASPSAAIEGADIVVTATNASEPVFDGSELEPGTHVTAMGQYHPEKREVDATTIERATYVTDLRDRVTNDAGAFIHAVEEGVVDEDHVHAELGEIVAGTARGRTSDDEITLFDSGGTAIETVAAAQMLLERARERGLGEEIEFAPASEALTGR, from the coding sequence ATGTCCGCTTCCGACGAACCGACGCTGTTCCTGACGAGTGACGACATCGACGGACTCGCGACGATGCCGGAGTACGTCGAAGCTGTCCGCGACGGCTACCGCGACCGGGGCCACGGCGCGCCGGCTCGGCCCAGAACGACGCTGTACGCCGACTCACCGACCGGAATGCTGACGGGGTACACGGCGATCTTGCCGACGGTGGGCGCGATGGGTGGCTACACCTACGCCGCCGGATTCGGCGGACAGGACGCTCACTTCGTGTTGCCGCTGTTCGACGCCGAGAGCGGCGAGCCGCTGGCGGTGTTCGACGGCGCGTCGCTGAACCCCTTCAAGACCGGCGCGACCGGCGGCGTCGCGGTCGACGAACTCGCTCCGCCGCGTGCCGACGACCTCGCGCTGTTCGGGAGCGGGGCACAGGCGCGCGCACAGCTGACGGCCGCCGCCGCAGTCCGGGAGCTGGAGCGCGTCGAGGTGTACTCGCCGACCGCCGACAGCCGGATGTCGTTCGCGGCCGAGATGAACGAGCAACTCGACGCGACCGTCGCGGCCGTCGCGTCGCCGTCTGCCGCCATCGAAGGCGCAGACATCGTCGTGACCGCCACGAACGCCAGCGAGCCGGTGTTCGACGGCTCGGAGCTCGAACCGGGAACGCACGTGACGGCGATGGGCCAGTACCACCCCGAGAAACGCGAGGTCGACGCGACGACGATCGAGCGGGCGACGTACGTCACGGACCTCCGGGACCGAGTCACGAACGACGCCGGTGCGTTCATCCACGCCGTCGAGGAGGGCGTCGTCGACGAGGATCACGTCCACGCCGAGCTGGGCGAGATCGTCGCGGGCACGGCGCGAGGTCGAACCAGCGACGACGAGATCACGCTGTTCGACAGCGGCGGGACGGCCATCGAGACGGTCGCGGCCGCACAGATGCTGTTGGAGCGAGCGCGCGAGCGCGGGCTCGGCGAAGAGATCGAGTTCGCGCCGGCCAGCGAAGCGCTGACGGGACGCTAG
- the fen gene encoding flap endonuclease-1, protein MGNADLRSLASLEDVPFEELSDSVVAVDAHNWLYRYLTTTVRFTSDEKYTTSDGTEVANLIGVVQGLPKFFEHDLTPVFVFDGGVTELKDDEVEQRREAREKREEKLEAARERGDTSEIARLDSQTQRLTDTILTTTRQVLRTLDVPVVDAPAEGEAQAAHMARQDAVDYVGTEDYDALLLGAPLTLRQLTSSGDPELMDFQATLDHHGITWEQLVDAAILMGTDFNPGIDGIGPKTAIKLVKEHGDLWGALDARDAHVEHGDRIRAMFLDPTVTDDYELDLAVNPDLDAAREYVTGEWEVDADEVARAFERIEESVVQTGLDNWT, encoded by the coding sequence ATGGGAAACGCAGACCTACGATCGCTGGCGTCGCTCGAAGACGTTCCCTTCGAGGAGCTGAGTGACAGCGTCGTCGCCGTCGACGCCCACAACTGGCTCTACCGGTATCTGACGACCACGGTCCGGTTCACCAGCGACGAGAAGTACACCACCAGCGACGGGACGGAGGTGGCGAACCTGATCGGCGTCGTCCAGGGGCTCCCGAAGTTCTTCGAACACGACCTGACGCCGGTCTTCGTCTTCGACGGCGGCGTCACGGAACTCAAAGACGACGAGGTCGAGCAACGGCGCGAGGCCCGCGAGAAGCGCGAGGAAAAACTCGAAGCCGCCAGAGAGCGCGGCGACACGAGCGAGATCGCCCGACTCGACTCCCAGACACAGCGCCTGACCGACACGATCCTGACGACGACCCGTCAAGTCCTCCGGACCCTCGACGTGCCGGTCGTCGACGCGCCCGCAGAGGGCGAGGCACAGGCCGCCCACATGGCCCGGCAGGACGCCGTCGACTACGTCGGTACCGAAGACTACGACGCGCTCTTGCTCGGTGCGCCGCTGACGCTGCGCCAGCTCACCAGCAGCGGCGACCCGGAGCTGATGGATTTCCAGGCGACGCTGGACCACCACGGAATCACCTGGGAGCAACTGGTCGACGCCGCGATCCTGATGGGGACGGACTTCAACCCCGGCATCGACGGGATCGGGCCGAAGACGGCCATCAAACTCGTCAAAGAGCACGGCGACCTCTGGGGCGCACTCGACGCCCGCGACGCACACGTCGAACACGGCGACCGCATCCGCGCGATGTTCCTCGACCCGACCGTCACTGACGACTACGAACTCGATCTGGCGGTGAACCCCGACCTCGACGCCGCCCGCGAGTACGTCACCGGCGAGTGGGAAGTCGACGCCGACGAGGTCGCACGCGCCTTCGAGCGCATCGAGGAGAGCGTCGTCCAGACCGGGCTGGACAACTGGACCTAG
- a CDS encoding H/ACA ribonucleoprotein complex subunit GAR1 — MKRVGEVVRIAQGLAIVRSTDDDYPGFGTEVVTEDLTTAGSVVDVFGPVENPYVAVTPDDEVRLPTLVGQRLYAR; from the coding sequence ATGAAACGCGTCGGCGAGGTCGTCCGGATCGCACAGGGGCTGGCGATCGTCCGCTCGACCGACGACGACTACCCCGGGTTCGGCACGGAGGTCGTGACCGAGGACCTCACGACTGCCGGCTCGGTGGTCGACGTGTTCGGCCCCGTCGAGAACCCGTACGTCGCCGTCACGCCCGACGACGAGGTGCGGCTCCCGACGCTGGTCGGCCAGCGGCTGTACGCCCGGTAG
- a CDS encoding class I SAM-dependent methyltransferase, whose amino-acid sequence MHGDAAVFDRFAWAYDRLMPSADAGALAAGLAEADRDVDRVVDVAGGSGRGLRAVSAGDRLVVDAARGMLRQATRHGLATVQGDAATLPLADDSADAVTIVDALHHLPDRDGAIREAERVLAPGGVLVVADFDPSTIRGRGLVAAEHLVGFASRFDTPQQLHRRMADAGLEPVIVEDGFGYVVAGVRSTA is encoded by the coding sequence ATGCACGGCGATGCCGCGGTCTTCGATCGGTTCGCCTGGGCGTACGACCGCCTGATGCCGTCGGCGGACGCGGGTGCGCTCGCGGCCGGACTCGCCGAGGCCGACAGAGACGTGGACCGCGTCGTCGACGTAGCCGGCGGCAGCGGTCGCGGACTCAGAGCGGTCTCGGCCGGTGATCGACTCGTCGTCGACGCCGCGCGTGGGATGCTCCGGCAGGCCACGCGCCACGGGCTGGCGACCGTCCAGGGCGACGCGGCGACGCTGCCACTCGCAGACGACAGCGCCGACGCAGTGACCATCGTCGACGCGCTGCACCACCTCCCGGACCGCGACGGCGCGATCCGCGAGGCCGAGCGCGTGCTCGCACCGGGTGGGGTCCTCGTGGTGGCAGACTTCGACCCGTCGACGATCAGGGGGCGGGGGCTGGTCGCGGCAGAACACCTGGTCGGCTTCGCCTCTCGCTTCGACACGCCCCAGCAACTCCACCGACGGATGGCCGACGCGGGGCTGGAGCCGGTGATCGTCGAAGACGGGTTCGGCTACGTCGTGGCCGGCGTCCGCTCGACGGCGTGA
- a CDS encoding rubrerythrin-like domain-containing protein, with amino-acid sequence MRPSTTTTGGELYECFDCGQRRQSTTDRICEECGGTLRNIHRSRDL; translated from the coding sequence ATGCGCCCGAGTACCACGACGACGGGAGGAGAATTGTACGAATGTTTCGATTGCGGCCAGCGCCGGCAGTCGACGACCGACCGCATCTGCGAGGAGTGTGGCGGCACGCTCCGGAACATCCACCGTTCGCGGGACCTGTAG
- a CDS encoding GNAT family N-acetyltransferase, which translates to MEFVLLGWPPEGPTLELDYRTFSYAGKFVMSATGKAVAREDGEIVAAVAFNEDRTDETTLWLRYVTVREDRRGEGIGPRLLSFTRARAADRGYDSLRIAVNNPFAYEAGYRAGFAYTGETTGIAELVLAWPGDRSPARYRAGLERYRERDLSPEEVAFLDDRRGADPPATVAVPTSGSS; encoded by the coding sequence ATGGAGTTCGTCCTGCTGGGGTGGCCGCCAGAGGGTCCGACGCTCGAACTGGACTACCGGACGTTCAGCTACGCGGGCAAGTTCGTCATGTCCGCCACCGGCAAGGCCGTCGCACGCGAGGACGGCGAGATCGTCGCTGCGGTCGCGTTCAACGAGGACCGCACCGACGAGACGACCCTCTGGCTGCGCTACGTCACGGTCCGCGAGGATCGCCGCGGCGAGGGGATCGGCCCCAGACTGCTCTCGTTTACGCGCGCTCGGGCCGCCGACCGCGGATACGACTCGCTTCGGATCGCCGTCAACAATCCCTTCGCCTACGAGGCCGGCTACCGCGCGGGCTTTGCCTACACCGGCGAGACGACCGGCATCGCCGAACTCGTGCTCGCGTGGCCCGGCGACCGGTCGCCGGCGCGCTACCGGGCCGGTCTCGAACGCTATCGCGAACGCGACCTCAGTCCCGAAGAAGTCGCCTTTCTCGACGACCGTCGCGGTGCCGATCCACCGGCGACGGTCGCCGTCCCGACATCTGGCAGTTCCTGA
- a CDS encoding DUF3054 domain-containing protein: protein MSVSSSVGRRVDPELSMVLLALGDVLAVTIFVGIGEITHGVDPIAQPGRVAGTLAPFLIGLAVVTLGGGLYTRDAIRSPGRAVSLIVPAWIVAVVVAQLLRATAVFPGNAAITFAIVSAIVGGVLLLVWRAIASVVL from the coding sequence ATGTCAGTCTCCTCGTCGGTCGGCCGGCGCGTCGATCCGGAACTGTCGATGGTCCTGCTCGCGCTGGGAGACGTACTCGCGGTGACGATCTTCGTCGGCATCGGCGAGATCACCCACGGCGTCGACCCGATCGCACAGCCCGGCCGCGTCGCGGGAACGCTCGCGCCGTTCCTGATCGGACTCGCCGTCGTCACCCTCGGTGGCGGGCTCTACACGCGAGACGCGATCAGGTCACCGGGGCGGGCGGTCTCGCTGATCGTGCCGGCGTGGATCGTTGCAGTCGTCGTCGCCCAGTTGCTCCGGGCGACGGCGGTCTTCCCCGGTAACGCCGCGATCACGTTCGCGATCGTCTCGGCGATCGTCGGGGGAGTCCTGTTGCTCGTGTGGCGTGCCATCGCGTCGGTGGTGCTCTGA
- a CDS encoding presenilin family intramembrane aspartyl protease PSH yields MEERKRVVLGLGIVVAIFLFVQLAALALVEPFDQVYEPVENPQDPTNTIYYVVAILVATGVMLAAFKLGVDELIRLLVVGSGAWLSLYVFSVLVPPAPLVLGINAIALVGAVAIGVGLYVYPEWYVIDTAGALMGAAGAGLFGISFGVLPALLLLTVLAVYDAISVYGTEHMLTLANGVMDLKVPVVLVIPLTLSYSFLDSDTPDATAQTGAQDDASDDTAATPVADGDGGVAVDADADDSVEGVAEESPLERDALFIGLGDVVIPTVLVASVAHFASEGTPEVLSIPLPALTAMVGSFVGLAVLMRMVLKGRAHAGLPLLNGGTIGGYLVGALLSGLTLIDALGLAPYV; encoded by the coding sequence ATGGAGGAGCGAAAGCGCGTCGTTCTGGGGCTCGGGATCGTCGTCGCGATCTTCCTGTTCGTCCAGCTGGCCGCCCTGGCCCTCGTCGAACCGTTCGACCAGGTGTACGAACCGGTCGAGAACCCCCAGGACCCGACGAACACGATCTACTACGTCGTCGCCATCCTCGTCGCCACCGGCGTGATGCTCGCGGCGTTCAAGCTCGGCGTCGACGAACTGATCCGGCTGCTGGTGGTCGGCTCCGGTGCCTGGCTCTCGCTGTACGTCTTCAGCGTCCTCGTCCCGCCCGCACCGCTGGTGTTGGGGATCAACGCGATCGCGCTCGTCGGCGCGGTCGCCATCGGCGTCGGCCTGTACGTCTATCCGGAGTGGTACGTCATCGACACCGCCGGGGCCCTGATGGGGGCCGCGGGGGCCGGGCTGTTCGGCATCAGCTTCGGCGTCTTGCCGGCGTTGCTCCTGTTGACCGTGCTCGCGGTCTACGACGCGATCAGCGTCTACGGTACCGAACACATGCTGACGCTGGCAAACGGCGTCATGGACCTGAAGGTCCCCGTCGTCCTCGTCATTCCGCTGACGCTGTCGTACTCCTTTTTGGACAGCGACACGCCCGACGCGACGGCCCAGACGGGTGCTCAAGACGACGCCAGCGACGACACGGCAGCTACGCCGGTCGCCGACGGCGACGGCGGCGTCGCTGTCGACGCTGACGCCGACGACTCCGTGGAGGGGGTCGCCGAGGAGAGCCCGCTCGAACGCGACGCCCTGTTCATCGGTCTGGGCGACGTGGTGATCCCGACCGTGCTCGTTGCGAGTGTCGCCCACTTCGCGAGCGAGGGGACGCCGGAAGTGCTGTCGATTCCGCTGCCGGCTCTGACCGCGATGGTCGGCTCGTTCGTCGGGCTCGCCGTGCTCATGCGCATGGTGCTGAAAGGGCGGGCCCACGCCGGCCTCCCGCTGCTCAACGGCGGGACCATCGGCGGGTACCTCGTCGGCGCACTCCTCAGCGGCCTGACGCTGATCGACGCGCTCGGGCTGGCACCGTACGTCTAG